The proteins below are encoded in one region of Roseovarius bejariae:
- a CDS encoding N-acetylmuramoyl-L-alanine amidase: protein MIRAIWVMVVCLWAGLAAAQDFSGLARVLPDESGVEDRRGGLSVELALSQGVPYRVFTLNDPARLVMDFREVDWQGVDAGALDRSDRALALRMGGFRPGWSRMVVDMDGPYLPETVDLRVTPETGAARLEVVLGAADAEAFATAAGAPDLPGWELPSEGLRAERRPRQRGEDPLMVVVDPGHGGIDPGAEAGGVAEKDLMLQFARELKEMLLRAGGMEVILTRTDDSFVSLERRVAVAHRVQADIFISLHADALREGRAHGATVYTLSDSASDAASAALAERHNRADMLAGVDLRGSDDVVADVLMDLARMETQPRAERLAKAVRLSLAAHDLPLHSRPLRHAGFSVLKSPDIPSVLVELGFLSSERDRANLRDAGWRGRMGAALRDAIAAWRQEDAARADLVRQ from the coding sequence ATGATCAGGGCAATTTGGGTGATGGTGGTTTGCCTTTGGGCGGGGCTGGCCGCGGCGCAGGACTTCAGCGGCCTGGCGCGGGTTTTGCCCGACGAAAGCGGCGTGGAGGATCGGCGCGGCGGGCTGTCCGTTGAACTGGCTTTGAGCCAGGGGGTGCCGTACCGGGTGTTCACCCTGAATGATCCTGCGCGGCTTGTCATGGATTTCCGCGAGGTGGATTGGCAGGGCGTAGATGCCGGGGCGCTGGATCGCAGCGATCGGGCCTTGGCCCTGCGGATGGGCGGGTTCCGGCCCGGCTGGTCGCGGATGGTGGTGGATATGGATGGGCCATACCTGCCCGAAACCGTCGATTTGCGGGTCACGCCCGAGACGGGCGCGGCAAGGTTGGAAGTTGTCCTGGGGGCGGCTGATGCTGAGGCTTTTGCCACGGCGGCGGGCGCGCCGGATTTGCCGGGGTGGGAGTTGCCTTCGGAGGGGCTCAGGGCCGAACGCCGTCCGCGTCAGCGGGGCGAGGACCCCTTGATGGTGGTCGTGGACCCGGGCCATGGCGGGATCGACCCGGGGGCCGAAGCCGGGGGCGTGGCCGAGAAGGACCTGATGTTGCAGTTTGCCCGCGAGTTGAAGGAGATGTTGTTGCGGGCCGGCGGCATGGAGGTGATCCTGACGCGCACCGATGACAGCTTTGTCTCGCTTGAGCGGCGGGTGGCGGTGGCCCATCGGGTGCAGGCGGATATTTTCATCTCGCTTCATGCCGATGCGCTGCGCGAGGGGCGGGCGCATGGGGCCACGGTTTACACCCTGTCCGACAGCGCCAGCGACGCGGCCAGTGCGGCCTTGGCCGAGCGGCACAACCGGGCCGATATGCTGGCCGGTGTGGACCTGCGCGGCAGCGATGACGTGGTGGCCGATGTCCTGATGGATCTGGCGCGGATGGAAACCCAACCGCGCGCCGAGCGTCTGGCCAAGGCGGTGCGCCTGAGCCTTGCGGCCCATGACCTGCCGCTGCATTCGCGGCCCCTGCGGCATGCCGGGTTCTCGGTGCTGAAATCGCCGGATATTCCCTCGGTTCTGGTAGAGCTGGGTTTTTTGTCGAGCGAGCGGGACAGGGCCAACCTGCGCGATGCGGGCTGGCGGGGCCGGATGGGGGCCGCGCTGCGCGATGCGATTGCCGCGTGGCGGCAGGAGGATGCGGCGCGTGCCGATCTGGTGCGGCAATGA
- a CDS encoding pyridoxal phosphate-dependent aminotransferase, whose translation MRNSTRSGVDPFIVMDVMEAARRAEAEGRHIIHMEVGQPGTPAPEGARAALTRAMGEDAMGYTVALGLPALRERIARLYGEWYNVDLNPERVVITPGSSGGFILAFTALFDAGDRVGIGAPGYPSYRQILKALDLVPVDIETAAENRLQPVPSDLEGQDLAGLMVASPANPSGTMLGRDDLAALMEATQAHGTSFISDEIYHGIEYEAKAVTALEISDEAYVINSFSKYFSMTGWRVGWMVVPEDHVRVIERLAQNLFICPPHASQVAALAAMDCREELEANMAVYRANRQLMLEGLPKAGFDRIAPPDGAFYVYADVSHITDDSRAFAAEILEQAGVAVTPGLDFDPERGGGTIRFSYARGTADIEEGLVRLKRFMEARG comes from the coding sequence ATGCGGAACTCAACCCGAAGCGGCGTTGATCCCTTTATTGTGATGGACGTGATGGAGGCCGCGCGGCGGGCCGAGGCCGAGGGGCGGCACATCATCCACATGGAGGTGGGCCAGCCGGGCACGCCCGCGCCCGAGGGCGCGCGCGCGGCCTTGACGCGGGCCATGGGCGAGGATGCCATGGGATATACCGTGGCGCTTGGCCTGCCGGCCCTGCGCGAACGGATCGCGCGGCTTTATGGCGAGTGGTACAACGTCGATCTGAACCCTGAGCGGGTGGTGATCACCCCGGGCAGTTCGGGGGGCTTCATCCTTGCCTTTACCGCCTTGTTCGATGCGGGCGACAGGGTGGGCATTGGCGCGCCGGGGTATCCCAGTTACCGCCAGATTCTCAAGGCGCTGGACCTTGTGCCGGTGGATATCGAGACGGCGGCGGAAAACCGCCTTCAGCCGGTCCCGAGTGACCTTGAGGGGCAGGATCTGGCGGGGCTGATGGTGGCCAGCCCGGCGAATCCCAGTGGGACGATGCTGGGCCGTGACGATCTGGCCGCACTGATGGAGGCCACGCAAGCGCATGGCACCAGCTTTATCAGTGACGAGATCTACCACGGCATCGAGTACGAGGCCAAGGCCGTGACCGCGCTGGAGATCAGCGACGAGGCCTATGTCATCAACTCGTTTTCCAAGTATTTCAGCATGACCGGCTGGCGCGTGGGCTGGATGGTGGTGCCCGAGGATCATGTGCGGGTGATCGAACGTCTGGCGCAAAATCTCTTTATTTGTCCGCCACATGCAAGCCAGGTGGCCGCCCTTGCGGCGATGGACTGCCGCGAGGAACTTGAGGCCAACATGGCGGTTTACCGCGCCAACCGGCAGTTGATGCTGGAGGGCCTGCCCAAGGCCGGGTTCGACCGGATCGCGCCGCCCGATGGGGCGTTTTATGTCTATGCCGATGTCAGCCATATCACCGACGACAGCCGCGCCTTTGCCGCCGAGATTCTGGAACAGGCCGGGGTGGCGGTGACGCCGGGGCTGGATTTCGACCCCGAGCGCGGGGGCGGGACCATCCGGTTTTCCTATGCCCGGGGCACGGCGGATATCGAGGAGGGGCTGGTGCGGCTCAAGCGGTTCATGGAGGCGCGGGGGTAA
- a CDS encoding PBP1A family penicillin-binding protein: MLRAIGSFFGTLFSLLTLGVMLIALSIGAVFHIYGKDLPSHESLANYTPPTISRIYSGEGRIIDEFSRERRLFTPAEDIPDLVKQAFISAEDKNFYSHGGYDARGIAAAIVEAVRSRGKNVRGASTITQQVMKNFLLSGDRRIERKIKEIILATRIEETLNKEKILELYLNEIFLGQNSYGVTAAAQTYFNKTLRELAPHEAATLASMPKAPSDYHPVREKERLLSRRNFVLREMHENGYLDKATYEAEVAAPLRSVQNGDFAPFSADLPPRDYFTDEIRRQLSQDFGEGEFFTGGLSVRATIDPEMQAEAATALRRQLEKYDRGRGRWRGTGVVLPEEALESEEAWREALSEAKVARDIELNGTWYPAVVLEIGDQEMRLGIEGVAPDEAAPHVVPRKDIAWLPGSFRDEFERGEVVHVRKMTEDGSGDFIRWSLRQVPEAEGGFVAMDVQTGRVLAMQGGFSYQHSVFNRATQAKRQPGSSFKPFVYAAALDSGYTPATIVVDAPIEINTPQGLWRPRNSSNKFYGPTPLRTGIERSRNLMTIRLAQEVGMDVVADYAERFGVYDNMGRFLANSLGSEETTLYKVVSAYAMFANGGERVEPTLVDRVQDRYGKTVYSHDTRDCTDCGDPGIAPNRGPRIVSNREQVMDAITAYQLTSMMKGVVDRGTASRVIDLPVPVAGKTGTTNDARDVWFVGFTSTVAAGCYIGFDQPRSLGRGAYGGSMCGPVFQEFMQEAIKKYGGTDFRVPPGGHFIKIDRFTGARLSDDASGEHVVAEYFRDGEEPVFGITFDGGFAMGENLDLYRSGEQEQVKEVTTSTGQKATVGGKANFGTMSSGGLY; this comes from the coding sequence GTGCTTAGGGCGATAGGATCATTTTTCGGCACGCTGTTCAGTCTTCTGACGCTGGGCGTGATGCTGATCGCGCTGAGTATCGGCGCGGTCTTTCATATCTATGGCAAGGACCTGCCCAGCCATGAAAGCCTTGCCAATTACACGCCGCCGACCATCAGCCGGATTTATTCCGGCGAGGGGCGGATCATCGACGAGTTCAGCCGCGAGCGCCGGTTGTTCACCCCGGCCGAGGATATTCCCGATCTGGTCAAGCAGGCCTTCATCAGCGCCGAGGACAAGAATTTCTATTCCCACGGGGGATATGATGCGCGCGGGATCGCGGCGGCGATTGTCGAGGCGGTCCGCTCGCGCGGGAAGAACGTGCGCGGGGCCTCGACCATCACCCAGCAGGTGATGAAGAACTTCCTGCTGTCCGGCGACCGGCGGATCGAGCGCAAGATCAAGGAGATCATCCTTGCCACCCGGATCGAGGAGACCCTGAACAAGGAGAAGATTCTTGAACTGTATCTCAACGAGATTTTCCTTGGTCAGAATTCCTATGGTGTGACGGCGGCGGCGCAGACCTATTTCAACAAGACCCTGCGGGAACTGGCCCCGCATGAGGCGGCGACACTGGCCTCGATGCCGAAAGCGCCCAGTGACTACCACCCCGTGCGCGAGAAGGAGCGGTTGTTGAGCCGCCGGAACTTCGTGCTGCGGGAGATGCACGAGAACGGCTATCTGGACAAGGCGACCTACGAGGCGGAAGTGGCCGCGCCGCTGCGCTCGGTTCAAAATGGCGATTTCGCGCCGTTCAGCGCCGATTTGCCGCCGCGCGACTATTTCACCGACGAAATTCGCCGCCAGCTGAGCCAGGATTTCGGCGAGGGCGAGTTTTTCACCGGCGGCCTGAGCGTGCGCGCCACCATCGACCCCGAGATGCAAGCCGAGGCGGCCACGGCGCTGCGCCGCCAGTTGGAAAAGTACGACCGGGGGCGGGGCCGTTGGCGCGGCACCGGGGTTGTCCTGCCGGAGGAGGCCCTGGAGAGCGAGGAGGCGTGGCGCGAGGCGCTCTCCGAGGCCAAGGTGGCCCGCGACATCGAGTTGAACGGCACGTGGTATCCGGCGGTGGTGCTTGAGATCGGCGATCAGGAGATGCGTCTGGGCATCGAGGGCGTGGCCCCGGATGAGGCCGCGCCGCATGTGGTGCCGCGCAAGGATATTGCATGGCTTCCGGGGAGTTTTCGGGATGAATTCGAACGCGGCGAGGTCGTTCACGTCCGCAAGATGACCGAGGATGGCAGCGGCGATTTCATCCGCTGGAGCCTGCGGCAGGTGCCCGAGGCCGAGGGTGGTTTCGTCGCCATGGACGTGCAAACCGGCCGGGTTCTGGCGATGCAGGGCGGGTTTTCCTATCAGCATTCGGTGTTCAACCGCGCCACGCAGGCCAAGCGGCAGCCGGGGTCGAGTTTCAAGCCCTTCGTCTATGCCGCCGCGTTGGACAGTGGCTATACCCCGGCGACGATCGTGGTCGATGCCCCCATCGAGATCAACACGCCGCAGGGCTTGTGGCGGCCGCGCAATTCGTCGAACAAGTTCTACGGGCCCACGCCCCTGCGGACGGGGATCGAGCGGTCGCGGAACCTGATGACCATTCGTCTGGCCCAGGAGGTGGGCATGGACGTGGTGGCCGATTACGCCGAACGCTTTGGCGTTTATGACAACATGGGGCGGTTCCTGGCCAACTCGCTGGGCTCGGAAGAGACCACGCTTTACAAGGTGGTTTCGGCCTATGCGATGTTTGCCAATGGCGGGGAGCGGGTGGAACCCACGCTGGTCGACCGGGTGCAGGACCGTTACGGCAAGACGGTATATTCGCATGACACGCGCGATTGTACCGATTGCGGCGATCCCGGCATCGCGCCGAACCGGGGCCCGCGGATCGTGTCGAACCGCGAACAGGTCATGGATGCGATTACCGCTTACCAGTTGACGTCGATGATGAAGGGTGTCGTGGATCGCGGCACCGCCTCGCGGGTGATCGACCTGCCGGTGCCGGTGGCGGGCAAGACGGGCACCACCAACGATGCGCGGGACGTGTGGTTCGTGGGCTTTACCAGCACCGTCGCGGCGGGCTGTTACATCGGGTTCGACCAGCCGCGCAGCCTTGGCCGCGGGGCCTATGGCGGGTCGATGTGTGGCCCGGTCTTCCAAGAGTTCATGCAAGAGGCCATCAAGAAATACGGGGGGACCGATTTCCGCGTGCCGCCGGGCGGGCATTTCATCAAGATCGACCGGTTCACCGGCGCGCGCCTGTCGGATGACGCCAGTGGCGAGCATGTGGTGGCCGAGTATTTCCGCGATGGCGAGGAACCGGTTTTCGGCATCACCTTCGACGGGGGGTTTGCCATGGGTGAAAACCTTGATCTTTATCGCTCGGGCGAGCAGGAGCAGGTCAAGGAGGTCACCACCTCGACCGGCCAGAAGGCCACGGTCGGCGGCAAGGCCAACTTCGGGACGATGAGTTCCGGCGGCCTTTACTGA
- a CDS encoding DsbA family protein, producing the protein MTRRPLLPAMALAMASLTALPAQALDLEDMSQPEREAFRAEIRAYLLENPEVIMEAVAVLEQRQAEAQAQNDVELVQANAQAIFDDGHSWVGGNPDGDITLVEFMDYKCGYCKRAFPEVNDLLEFDGNIKLIVKEFPILGEQSVLASRFAIATLQTLGDEAYEQIHDALMVYNGDITQTALNRMAEGFGLDAAAIEAQMDSDAVNTVIAENRALAQRLNISGTPSFVMEDQMLRGYLPLDEMQRVAAEIRDN; encoded by the coding sequence ATGACACGCCGCCCCCTTCTGCCCGCCATGGCCCTTGCCATGGCTTCACTCACCGCCCTGCCCGCGCAGGCCCTCGACCTCGAGGACATGAGCCAACCCGAGCGCGAGGCTTTCCGCGCCGAGATCCGCGCCTACCTGCTGGAGAACCCCGAAGTGATCATGGAGGCCGTCGCGGTGCTGGAACAGCGTCAGGCCGAGGCACAGGCGCAGAACGACGTGGAACTGGTCCAAGCCAATGCGCAGGCGATCTTCGACGACGGCCACTCATGGGTCGGCGGCAACCCGGACGGTGACATCACGCTGGTCGAGTTCATGGATTACAAATGCGGCTACTGCAAACGCGCCTTCCCCGAGGTGAACGACCTGCTGGAGTTTGACGGCAACATCAAACTGATCGTCAAGGAATTCCCGATCCTCGGCGAACAATCCGTGCTGGCCTCGCGCTTTGCCATCGCCACGCTGCAAACCCTTGGCGATGAGGCCTATGAGCAGATCCACGATGCGCTCATGGTCTACAACGGCGACATCACCCAGACCGCCCTCAACCGCATGGCCGAGGGCTTCGGCCTCGATGCCGCCGCGATCGAGGCGCAGATGGACAGCGACGCCGTCAACACCGTCATCGCCGAGAACCGCGCGCTGGCCCAACGCCTCAATATCTCGGGCACACCGTCCTTCGTGATGGAAGACCAGATGCTGCGCGGCTACCTGCCGCTCGACGAAATGCAGCGCGTCGCCGCCGAGATCCGCGACAACTGA
- a CDS encoding glycosyltransferase family 2 protein — protein MSTPTWGLVATIKADSTDILNFAAHHLDLGAHRVHIYLDEDAPAAREALIGHPKCRVVLCDEGYWKRRAKRKGRPAKHQPRQTMNATHCYNRNPQVDWLAHLDVDEFLWPTASLPDQLAALPDDTLSARVRPIEALAPDPADPPPEGQIWAKSCARHLGPRRDETNAIYPTYGDHLNGGFLSHVAGKVLVRTGHEGVSLRIHNAFQHGEKDNAPALLPETQLVHMHGHDWDHWQKYYRFRLAQGSYRDGLKAAPMADGVALTMNQLFTLLEDEGGEDALRAFYTEVCTATPDLRARLARFDHLHAIRLNLTGKRTKHFPESS, from the coding sequence ATGAGCACACCCACATGGGGCCTTGTCGCCACGATCAAGGCCGATAGCACCGACATCCTGAACTTCGCCGCCCATCATCTCGATCTGGGGGCGCATCGCGTGCATATCTACCTCGACGAAGACGCGCCCGCGGCGCGCGAGGCCCTGATCGGCCACCCGAAATGCCGTGTCGTCCTCTGTGACGAGGGCTATTGGAAACGCCGCGCCAAACGCAAGGGACGCCCCGCGAAACACCAGCCCCGCCAGACGATGAACGCCACCCATTGCTACAACCGCAACCCGCAGGTGGATTGGCTGGCGCATCTTGACGTGGATGAATTCCTCTGGCCCACGGCCTCCCTGCCCGATCAACTGGCCGCCCTGCCCGATGACACCCTCTCGGCCCGCGTCCGGCCCATCGAGGCGCTGGCCCCCGACCCCGCCGACCCTCCGCCCGAAGGCCAGATCTGGGCCAAAAGCTGCGCCCGCCACCTCGGGCCGCGACGCGACGAAACCAACGCCATATACCCCACCTATGGCGACCACCTGAACGGCGGCTTCCTCAGCCACGTGGCGGGCAAGGTGCTTGTGCGCACCGGGCACGAGGGGGTCAGCCTGCGGATCCACAATGCCTTTCAGCACGGCGAGAAGGACAATGCCCCCGCCCTTCTGCCTGAAACACAGCTTGTCCATATGCACGGCCATGACTGGGACCACTGGCAGAAATACTATCGCTTCCGCCTCGCTCAAGGTTCCTACCGCGATGGCCTCAAAGCCGCGCCGATGGCCGATGGCGTGGCGCTGACCATGAACCAACTCTTTACCCTGCTTGAGGACGAGGGCGGCGAAGACGCCCTGCGCGCCTTCTATACCGAGGTCTGCACCGCCACCCCCGATTTGCGCGCCCGCCTCGCGCGCTTCGACCACCTGCACGCCATTCGCCTCAACCTGACCGGGAAACGCACCAAGCATTTCCCGGAAAGCTCTTGA
- a CDS encoding M48 family metalloprotease — MHLLRLLAIALLVTMTLAAPSRALTLLRDPDIEYALRKLAEPVLKAAGLSPSGTDILVIDDRNLNAFVVDRNHIFIHSGLLLKMDNPAMLQAVLAHEAAHISNGHLVRRPINLRNARTAAGIGAALAAAAAVAAGSGEAAAGAALGAQTTAQRLFFAHTRAEENAADQSGMRYMANAGIDPQGMVEVMDIFRGQEALSAARQDPYARTHPMSADRFRVVNRLAQAYAEKTRDNQSADYWFARAKGKLSAFQRSPKWTLRRAGETGFRDVRLIREAVAHHRRSNLSRALKSIDAAIASRPKDPFLYELKGQILIESRRFGAAASAYGRATQLAPRNALILGAYGRALLAQGKVGQATKYLEQARARDGRDSRVMRDLAQAYAKQGNRGMASLLTAERYAMQGRMEDAGLHGQRASDLLPRGSTGWRRAQDVLSAAQRAAKQRKRR, encoded by the coding sequence ATGCACCTTCTCAGGCTCCTCGCCATCGCGCTGCTGGTCACGATGACGTTGGCCGCACCCTCGCGTGCGCTGACCCTGCTGCGTGATCCCGATATCGAATACGCGCTCCGGAAGCTGGCCGAACCCGTGCTGAAAGCCGCCGGGCTCAGCCCCTCGGGCACCGATATTCTGGTGATCGACGATCGCAACCTCAACGCCTTCGTGGTCGACCGCAATCATATCTTCATCCACTCCGGCCTTTTGCTGAAGATGGACAATCCCGCGATGCTTCAGGCCGTGCTGGCGCATGAGGCCGCCCATATTTCCAACGGCCACCTCGTGCGCCGCCCCATCAACCTGCGCAACGCCCGCACCGCCGCCGGGATCGGCGCGGCCCTGGCCGCCGCCGCCGCCGTGGCCGCAGGCTCGGGCGAGGCCGCCGCCGGGGCCGCCCTTGGCGCGCAAACCACCGCTCAGCGCCTGTTCTTCGCCCATACCCGGGCCGAGGAAAACGCCGCCGACCAATCCGGCATGCGCTACATGGCCAATGCCGGGATCGACCCGCAGGGCATGGTCGAGGTCATGGACATCTTTCGCGGGCAAGAAGCGCTCAGCGCCGCGCGGCAAGACCCCTATGCACGCACCCATCCAATGAGCGCCGATCGCTTCCGCGTGGTCAACCGTCTGGCGCAGGCCTACGCCGAGAAGACCCGCGACAACCAAAGCGCCGACTACTGGTTCGCCCGCGCCAAGGGCAAGCTTTCGGCCTTCCAGCGCAGCCCGAAATGGACCCTGCGCCGCGCCGGGGAAACGGGCTTTCGCGATGTCAGGCTGATCCGCGAGGCCGTGGCCCACCACCGCCGCTCCAATCTCTCGCGGGCGCTCAAATCCATCGACGCGGCCATCGCCAGCCGCCCCAAGGACCCGTTCCTTTACGAACTCAAGGGCCAGATCCTCATCGAAAGTCGCCGCTTCGGCGCGGCGGCCTCGGCCTATGGCCGGGCCACGCAACTGGCCCCGCGCAATGCGCTGATCCTCGGGGCCTATGGCCGCGCCCTTCTGGCGCAGGGCAAGGTGGGACAGGCCACCAAGTACCTCGAACAGGCCCGCGCCCGCGATGGCCGCGACAGCCGCGTGATGCGCGATCTGGCACAGGCCTATGCCAAGCAGGGAAACCGGGGCATGGCCTCGCTTCTCACCGCCGAACGCTACGCCATGCAGGGCCGGATGGAAGACGCCGGCCTGCACGGCCAACGCGCCAGCGACCTTCTGCCGCGTGGCTCCACCGGCTGGCGTCGCGCGCAAGATGTGTTATCTGCGGCACAACGTGCCGCCAAACAACGCAAACGGAGATAA
- the prfB gene encoding peptide chain release factor 2 gives MRAEIQTLVSEIEKSLELLRQRMGWETAQHRLEEFNARVEDPNLWDDPAKAQKLMRERQSLVDAMETHDSIQQELEDQSGLIELGEMEEDDEVVTEAEEALKALAKRAAAKELEALLDGEADSNDTFLEINAGAGGTESCDWASMLARMYVRWAEKRGYTVELQSESAGDEAGIKSAAYKISGHNAYGWLKSESGVHRLVRISPFDSAAKRHTSFCSVWVYPVVDDDIEIEVNPADIRIDTYRSSGAGGQHVNTTDSAVRITHAPTGIVVTSSEKSQHQNRDIAMKALKSRLYQLELDRRNEAINEAHESKGDAGWGNQIRSYVLQPYQMVKDLRTGVETSDTKGVLDGDLDQFMAATLAMNVSGKTRAEAQGEE, from the coding sequence ATGCGCGCCGAAATCCAGACCCTTGTTTCCGAAATCGAGAAATCGCTGGAGCTGTTGCGCCAGCGGATGGGGTGGGAGACGGCCCAGCACCGGCTTGAGGAATTCAACGCCCGGGTCGAGGACCCCAACCTGTGGGACGATCCCGCCAAGGCGCAGAAGCTGATGCGCGAGCGGCAGAGCCTCGTGGATGCCATGGAGACCCATGACAGCATCCAACAGGAGCTTGAGGATCAGTCCGGCCTGATCGAACTGGGCGAGATGGAAGAGGATGACGAGGTTGTCACCGAGGCCGAGGAGGCCCTCAAGGCGCTGGCCAAGCGCGCAGCGGCCAAGGAATTGGAGGCACTGCTGGATGGCGAGGCCGACAGCAACGACACCTTCCTTGAGATCAACGCCGGCGCGGGCGGCACGGAAAGCTGCGACTGGGCTTCGATGCTGGCGCGGATGTATGTCCGCTGGGCCGAGAAGCGCGGTTATACCGTGGAGTTGCAATCGGAAAGCGCGGGCGACGAGGCGGGTATCAAATCCGCCGCCTACAAGATTTCCGGGCATAACGCCTATGGCTGGCTGAAGTCGGAATCGGGGGTGCATCGGTTGGTGCGAATCTCGCCTTTCGATTCGGCGGCCAAGCGGCATACATCCTTCTGTTCGGTCTGGGTCTACCCGGTGGTGGATGACGACATCGAGATCGAGGTGAACCCGGCCGATATCCGGATCGATACCTATCGGTCCTCGGGCGCGGGCGGGCAGCACGTGAACACCACCGACTCGGCGGTGCGGATCACCCACGCGCCTACCGGCATCGTGGTGACCAGTTCGGAAAAATCCCAGCACCAGAACCGCGATATTGCCATGAAGGCCCTGAAATCGCGCCTGTACCAGCTGGAACTGGACCGCCGCAACGAGGCGATCAACGAGGCGCATGAATCCAAGGGCGACGCGGGCTGGGGCAACCAGATCCGCTCTTACGTCTTGCAGCCTTACCAGATGGTGAAGGACCTGCGGACGGGCGTCGAGACCAGCGACACCAAGGGGGTGTTGGACGGCGATTTGGACCAATTCATGGCGGCGACTTTGGCGATGAATGTTTCGGGCAAGACCCGCGCCGAGGCCCAGGGCGAGGAGTGA